A single window of Labrus mixtus chromosome 23, fLabMix1.1, whole genome shotgun sequence DNA harbors:
- the LOC132958964 gene encoding zinc finger protein basonuclin-2-like, producing the protein MTPDTEESLRCSASSCSCLSFKAGSVQLRSCGICGHSWVAHACQKLQHQARPPSSCGPVEVALPGLVLDLSSLVLYGAQAVPVRLKILLDRLYSVLTPEQVEHILHTLGWSLGDYVRGYMLQFPVGKVLDRWLMVTQEEELLILRQFLRFGETRPIVELMTLHFLEPTTNISTFIGRDAGPAGEKNRRGSLGSDVCRFKKNNQTDHQNVPDRLSLLLPFHFPNSSFHLPTKDLDPQSKVTFLWKSNDSKPSERNNQERRREEEKHQIIKIKSDPDKPNLSRSAGHQKPWFQTDKDLQRSISKPETTSSPSPSKDSSFFSVPSPKFTQKYPGSSSLSPLPSFSSSFLCSLPTSSFPPSLHPPPSPLCTLPSLSPAGSRKGRVCCGVCGKSFYDKGTLKIHYNAVHLKIKHRCTVAGCTMVFSSLRSRNRHSANANPRLHTGTGRDANGIRNINKETRSSTLSDSLTHRDTNTQTCRKTETSNDLWKHDDAHSLREEVKHGSNPQQDDVRPRFRAPPPPPQTLSSDSSFTLIDSTNRSYPHTQAPPPPPLLPGHVASSLSPLVSPVNSERCHSFLLHHNKHPASITSKPAPLHDADPEEKQNKLTSEQRRWASGDLLPKKKPRKSSMPVKIERERKEEKES; encoded by the exons ATGACCCCGGACACCGAGGAG tctctcaggtgttcagcgTCGTCCTGCAGCTGTTTGAGCTTCAAAGCAGGAAGTGTCCAGCTCAGGTCGTGTGGTATCTGTGGACACAGCTGGGTGGCTCatg ccTGTCAGAAGCTCCAGCATCAGGCCCGGCCGCCCTCCAGCTGTGGCCCAGTGGAGGTGGCTCTTCCTGGGCTGGTGTTGGACCTGAGCTCCCTGGTCTTATACGGAGCTCAGGCCGTCCCTGTTCGCTTAAAGATTCTTCTGGACCGCCTCTACAGCGTCCTGACTCCAGAGCAG gtggagcacatcctgcacacactGGGCTGGAGTCTGGGGGATTACGTTAGAGGATAcatgctgcag TTCCCCGTTGGGAAGGTGTTGGACCGCTGGTTGATGGTGactcaggaggaggagcttctgATCCTCAGACAGTTCCTTCGCTTTGGTGAGACCCGCCCCATCGTCGAGTTAATGACCCTTCACTTCCTGGAACCAACAACCAACATCAGCACCTTCATCGGACGAGACGCTGGACCTGCAGGAGAGAAGAACAGAAGAGGGTCTTTAGGTTCAGACGTCTGTCGCttcaagaaaaacaaccagACTGACCACCAGAACGTTCCAGACAGACTCTCTCTGCTCCTGCCGTTCCACTTTCCAAACTCCAGCTTCCACCTTCCCACCAAG GACCTCGATCCTCAAAGTAAAGTTACATTTCTATGGAAGTCAAACGACTCCAAACCGTCTGAAAGAAACAaccaggagagaagaagagaagaagagaaacatcaGATCATAAAGATCAAATCTGACCCCGACAAGCCGAACCTCTCCCGATCAGCAGGACATCAGAAACCCTGGTTCCAAACTGACAAGGATCTTCAGAGGAGCATCTCCAAACCAGAGACCACCTcgtccccctccccctccaaagactcctccttcttttctgtCCCCTCCCCCAAGTTTACCCAGAAGTACCCGGGCTCCTCCTCCCTCAGTCCTCtaccctccttctcttcctccttcctctgctctcttcctacctcctccttccctccttccctccatcctcccccctctcccctctgcaccctcccttctctctcgcCTGCAGGAAGTAGAAAGGGGAGGGTCTGCTGTGGCGTTTGTGGGAAAAGCTTCTACGACAAAG gAACCCTGAAGATCCACTACAACGCGGTCCACTTGAAGATCAAACATCGCTGCACGGTGGCGGGCTGCACCATGGTGTTCAGCTCGCTGCGAAGCCGGAACCGACACAGCGCCAACGCGAACCCGCGGTTACACACAGGGACAGGAAGAGACGCTAACGGCATCAGAAACATCAACAAGGAGACACGCTCGAGCACGCTCTCTGACTCACTgacgcacagagacacaaacacacaaacctgcaggaaaacagagacCAGCAACGACCTCTGGAAGCATGACGACGCCCACTCGctcagagaggaagtgaaacatGGTTCAAACCCCCAACAAGACGACGTACGACCTCGTTTcagagcccctccccctccccctcagacTCTGAGCTCAGATTCCAGCTTCACCCTGATCGACTCCACCAACAGATCTTACCCACACACCcaggctccgccccctcctccactcctcccagGTCATGtagcctcctccctctcccccctggTGTCACCGGTGAACTCTGAGCGCTGTCACAGTTTTCTCCTTCACCACAACAAGCACCCTGCCTCCATCACCAGTAAACCTGCACCGCTTCACGACGCTGacccagaagaaaaacaaaacaagctgacCAGTGAGCAGCGGCGGTGGGCTTCAGGTGACCTCCTCCCAAAGAAGAAGCCGAGGAAGTCGAGCATGCCGGTtaaaatagaaagagagagaaaagaagaaaaagaatcgTGA